Genomic DNA from bacterium:
TTCGTGGGCGGGATAGCTACCGCCTTCTTCTCAGCCCTCATCTTGGCGATAATGGATAGACGTGCTTACAAGGTGTTCTATACGTATCGCAGGAAGTTTTTGAATTACAGACACTTGAAGAGTTCGCACGATGCTCTCGTGTTCGTGCTGATATTTACTTGTCTATGGGTGAGCTTCTTCTTGTCTGAAACCTCGAATGCTGTTACTGCAATCGAATATTTGGGGCATTGGGCAGGGGTAGCTTTCGTTTGTATCGTGCTGATCATGTACGCCTTGGCGTACATGGTCTATCGTATGCTGAACGAGAGTCACACTTTCCAACAAAGTTCTTCCAAGGGCGTTGAAGAGCCGTAGGCCAAACGTGAGCAATTTTCGGTGTTGGCAAACTGCCCCACGAGGTCGCATCGTGGGGCAGTTTGTTATACGCCAAGCTTGCGCTGTTATGCAAGCGCCTTATTTGTTAGTAGTGCGGGCCCAGCTAATTTATGGGGTCGTATCGAGAAGGGTCGGCTGCAAGTTGCCAATACAGCACACAAAGCAACCCCGCGATTTAAAAGGTCGGCCTACTGGTTGTGGTCACCGACATATAAACTTGACACGCGTCTTAGATTTTAGCAAATTAGAGAGTTGGGTCCAGCTTCGGCTGTGCTCACGTTGCGCATGGGCTGCGCAGAGAGATCAAGAAAGCACGAGTATAACAGGCGTAATATCATAAATGTAAAGGTGTTGGCATAATATTTGTTATGATGAAGAGATTGCTGTAACAGGCTGAACCGTTGCATTAAGCGTTTTAGCCTGATAGGGTGTCAAATGCTCGGGTTACAAGGTACGATGCGGATCATCTGTTGGAAGAGGGATCGAATATGAAGTCTTTGCACTATGGATTGGTTACTGTTGTTTTGTTAATGATGATGGCTTTGCCGGTCTCGGCTCAATGGACCTCGGAGTGGAGCAGCAGCAGTCTGCCGAGCGCCGTGGTCAGTGGGTGGCTGCAATTTCAGCAGACGGGCAGCACTTGGGATTACCGGTACTATACTTTGGACACACTGGCGTTTCGCGTCATGGACGGCTCGCTCTCGGGCACGACGCAGTACACGTACACGTTCAGCGCGGCGGAGCGGTTGGCGGGCGAGTTGGTCTACTCGCTGGGTGAAGATCTGACGGGAGACGGTATTGTAGAATTTTACGTGCTGGCGGCCTACGGCACGGCGTCCGCTTACCGGACGACCGCGAAGGTGTTCGACATTACAACGGGCAACACGATTTTTTTGCGGGACATCGCGAGCTATTCTTATACGGCAGTGTCCATCTGGGATGCGAATAACGACGGCACGCTGGACGGGGTGTTCACGCGGTACGATTATCCGTCGGGAGCGAACTACGCCTATGAAGTGTATAACACGGGTGTCGCGGCGGGAATCAGCGGCCATCCGCAGACGCCGCGGCAGTTCGACCTTCACCAGAATTATCCGAATCCTTTTAATCCCTCGACGCGCATCGACTATGAGCTGAACACTCCGGGACGGGTGGAACTGGAGATTATGAACGTGCTGGGACAGAGAGTGAGAACGGTAGTGGACGAATCGCAGGGGGCGGGGCGGCATTCGACGCTGTGGGACGGCAAGGACGCGAGCGGCAATGCGCAGGCATCGGGCCCATATTATTATCAGATTCGCATCGACGGCAAGGCACAGCAGACGCGGCAGATGCTGCTGCTGAAATAACGGGGACTATCTTTGTGAGCACCTGGCAACTTATTCGCGGCCTGGCTCTGAGCGAGTCCGGCTTTGTTTTCCTGCCGAGCACCGGCGAGACTTTTACGGTCAATGAGCCGGGGCGCACGGTGATTCTGGGTCTGCAGGACCATAAGACAGTGGCGGAAATTATCGGCAGCATGGCGGAAGGGTACGACGCGGACGCGTTGACGATTCAGCGCGACGTCGAGGACTTTTTGGGCCAGCTCCGGCAATACCAACTGATGACCGAGGAAGCGTGAACATTGCCGTTACCGGCTTAAATGCCACCGACAATCCCGGGCCGGGAATTCCCGTGATCCGCAGCCTGCGCGAAGCGGACGGCTGCGCCGGCCGCATCATTGGCCTGGCATATGATACTCTGGATCCGGGTCTGTTCATGAATGACATCGTGGATCACGGCTATCTTGTGCCGTATCCCTCCAGCGGTTTGGACCCGGTGTTCGACCGGATCAAGGCGATCCATGAGCGCGAGCATCTGGATGTGATCGTGCCGACGCTGGATACGGAAATGTATCTGTACTACAAGCTGGCAGACCGGCTGCGCGAGATGGGAATTCACACGTTCCTGCCGTCGACGGAGATGCTGAATCTGCGCGGCAAGGATACTCTGGCGGCCTTCTGCACGGAGAATGACATTCTGGCGCCGAAGACGATGATTATCCGTTCGATGCAGGATCTGCATGCGATTCCGCAGCGGCTGGGCTATCCGGTATTCATCAAGGGAATTTTTTACGGCGCGACCAAGGCCTCGACCTTTGAGGAGGCGCTGACATCCTTCGACAAGTGCCGCCAGCAATGGGGTCTGCCGATTATCGCGCAGGAAGCATTGCAGGGGCCGGAGTTCAACGTGGCCGCGCTGGGAGACGGCAAGGGCGAAACCGTGGGCGCGGTGGCGATGCGCAAGACCTATATTACGGACAAGGGCAAGGGGTGGGCGGGAGTCTCCATTTACGATGAGGCTTTGCTGGAGCTGACCCGCACGGTGATCCGCAAGCTGCAATGGGCCGGCGGATTGGAACTGGAGTTCGTGAAGGATAAGCGCAACGGCGAGTATTATCTGCTGGAGATCAATCCGCGTTTTCCGGCGTGGATTTATCTGGCGACGGCGGCGGGGCAGAACCTTCCGGCGGCGTGCGTGGATCTGGCACTGGGCAAGCCTGTTGCCGTGCAGCGCGAGTATGAGGTAGGGAAGCTTTTTGTAAGGTGCTCCTGGGACCTGATATCGGATATGAAGTACTTCGAACAGTTGACGACTGAAGGAGACGCGTAAATGGCCGCAGTGAAGAAACGCTATGAGCGACCGACGATCATCAAGCAGTACTCCGGGATGATGAACAAGATCGGCGGCCGGGCATACGGCGCACCGGTGAGCGAGATCGAAGGCGTGCCCGTGAGCGAGCTTGTCGAGCGCTTCGGCTCTCCGCTGTTTGTGATGTCCGAACGGCTGATCCGCTTCAATCAGAAACGCGCCCACCGGATTTTCCGCACGCGCTATCCCAAGGTGCAATTTGCCTGGTCCTACAAGACCAACTACCTCGACGCGGTATGCAAGGTGATCCACGGGGAAGGCTCCTGGGCGGAGGTGGTGTCGGAATTCGAATATGACAAGGCGCGGCGACTGGGCGTCCCCGGTTCGCAGATTCTGTTCAACGGCCCTCACAAGAGCACCGGCGCGCTGACCAAGGCCATCGACGAAGGGGCTTACATTCACATAGACCACCATGACGAGCTGTATGACCTGATCGAGTTGACGGAGAAGATCGGCAAGACGGCGAACGTGGCGGTGCGGGTGAATATGGATACGGGCATTTATCCGATGTGGGACCGCTTTGGACTCAACTATGAGAACGGCGAAGCATGGCAGGTGATCTCGCGGATTATGCAGGCGCCAACGCTGCGGCTGGCGGGATTGCACACGCACATCGGCACGTACATTATGGCGTCCGAGCCGTACCGGATCGCGGCGTCCAAGCTGGCGTGGCTGGCGAAAAACCTGCGGGAGCAGTATCATCACACGCTGGACTATATTGATATGGGCGGCGGGTTTGCTTCGCACAATACGCTGATCAGCCAGTACCTTCCCGCCGAGGGAGTGGTGCCGACGCTGGAGCAGTTTGCCGACGCGATTGCTTCGGGACTGGCCGACTATGCGCCGCCGCCACCCGAGCAGCCGACGCTGTTTTTGGAAACGGGCCGCGCGCTGATCGACGACGCCGGATTTCTGGTTACCACGGTACTGGCCAACAAGCGTCTGTCCGATGGACGGCGGGCGGCGATTATCGATGCGGGCGTGAATATTCTGTTCACCAGTTTCTGGTACAAACACACGGTATCGCCGGAGAAGGATCACGGCGCGGTGTATGAGGATACGGCGCTGTACGGGCCGCTGTGTATGAACATCGACATGGTGCGCGAACAGGTGACGCTGCCGCCGCTGCAAAAGGGGGACAAGCTGGTGCTGCACCGCGTGGGAGCGTATGACGTGACGCAGTGGATGCAGTTTATTACCTTGCGTCCGAACGTGGTGATGGTGATGGAGAACGGGTCGGTGGAGGTGATCCGCCGCGCGGAAACTCTTGAAGACCTGGTGAGCAAAGAGCAGATTCCGGAATCGCTGAGGACGGCCTGAGCCATGTTTGCCGCGGACTCCAAGGGCAGACGGTTTGCCGATTCGGTTCTGTTCAGTTATGCGCAGCTTCTGTTCTCGAACCGCAGATGGTTCGGCGCGGTGCTGCTGGCGGCCACCTTCTTCCATCCGCCGAGCGGCATGCTGGCATT
This window encodes:
- a CDS encoding FlgD immunoglobulin-like domain containing protein — protein: MKSLHYGLVTVVLLMMMALPVSAQWTSEWSSSSLPSAVVSGWLQFQQTGSTWDYRYYTLDTLAFRVMDGSLSGTTQYTYTFSAAERLAGELVYSLGEDLTGDGIVEFYVLAAYGTASAYRTTAKVFDITTGNTIFLRDIASYSYTAVSIWDANNDGTLDGVFTRYDYPSGANYAYEVYNTGVAAGISGHPQTPRQFDLHQNYPNPFNPSTRIDYELNTPGRVELEIMNVLGQRVRTVVDESQGAGRHSTLWDGKDASGNAQASGPYYYQIRIDGKAQQTRQMLLLK
- a CDS encoding PqqD family protein, with the translated sequence MSTWQLIRGLALSESGFVFLPSTGETFTVNEPGRTVILGLQDHKTVAEIIGSMAEGYDADALTIQRDVEDFLGQLRQYQLMTEEA
- a CDS encoding ATP-grasp domain-containing protein yields the protein MNIAVTGLNATDNPGPGIPVIRSLREADGCAGRIIGLAYDTLDPGLFMNDIVDHGYLVPYPSSGLDPVFDRIKAIHEREHLDVIVPTLDTEMYLYYKLADRLREMGIHTFLPSTEMLNLRGKDTLAAFCTENDILAPKTMIIRSMQDLHAIPQRLGYPVFIKGIFYGATKASTFEEALTSFDKCRQQWGLPIIAQEALQGPEFNVAALGDGKGETVGAVAMRKTYITDKGKGWAGVSIYDEALLELTRTVIRKLQWAGGLELEFVKDKRNGEYYLLEINPRFPAWIYLATAAGQNLPAACVDLALGKPVAVQREYEVGKLFVRCSWDLISDMKYFEQLTTEGDA
- a CDS encoding alanine racemase; this encodes MAAVKKRYERPTIIKQYSGMMNKIGGRAYGAPVSEIEGVPVSELVERFGSPLFVMSERLIRFNQKRAHRIFRTRYPKVQFAWSYKTNYLDAVCKVIHGEGSWAEVVSEFEYDKARRLGVPGSQILFNGPHKSTGALTKAIDEGAYIHIDHHDELYDLIELTEKIGKTANVAVRVNMDTGIYPMWDRFGLNYENGEAWQVISRIMQAPTLRLAGLHTHIGTYIMASEPYRIAASKLAWLAKNLREQYHHTLDYIDMGGGFASHNTLISQYLPAEGVVPTLEQFADAIASGLADYAPPPPEQPTLFLETGRALIDDAGFLVTTVLANKRLSDGRRAAIIDAGVNILFTSFWYKHTVSPEKDHGAVYEDTALYGPLCMNIDMVREQVTLPPLQKGDKLVLHRVGAYDVTQWMQFITLRPNVVMVMENGSVEVIRRAETLEDLVSKEQIPESLRTA